From Spirosoma aerolatum, one genomic window encodes:
- a CDS encoding DoxX family protein, with product MRIPKLAAFVAKTEAGFAQTILPPILTKAFLYPLPFVELTVGLLILVGGQFGKWGYFLGGLTVSALLFGTTLKEDWTVASTQLIYIIAFYLALNGLEESGRNRFR from the coding sequence GTGCGTATTCCTAAACTAGCTGCTTTTGTAGCGAAAACAGAAGCTGGTTTTGCCCAAACAATTCTACCGCCCATACTCACGAAAGCCTTTCTGTATCCCCTTCCGTTTGTTGAACTTACAGTCGGCCTGCTGATCTTGGTAGGCGGTCAGTTCGGTAAGTGGGGTTATTTTTTAGGTGGTTTGACGGTAAGTGCGCTTTTATTCGGCACAACGCTGAAAGAAGATTGGACTGTTGCCAGCACACAATTAATTTATATCATCGCTTTTTACCTCGCACTCAACGGCTTGGAAGAATCCGGGCGAAATCGTTTCCGTTAA
- a CDS encoding RNA polymerase sigma factor codes for MFTSLTDEELLRQCLPSQPNQCFETLYNRYVNKVYRRCLSMTKDADQAQDFTHDIFIKVFNKLDAFQERSSFSTWLYSIAFNYCSDQLRLAKRLPTTAIEEELEENRAESTDTHLHEETLHIVKQAMGKLSQKERALLRLKYEDGMSIDEIAQLYDLKPSAVKMRLKRSREKIYSLCAQHVLN; via the coding sequence ATGTTCACTTCATTGACTGATGAAGAGCTACTTCGTCAATGTTTACCATCGCAGCCTAATCAATGTTTTGAGACACTTTATAATCGATATGTTAATAAGGTTTATCGTCGTTGTTTATCAATGACCAAAGACGCTGACCAGGCTCAGGACTTTACACACGACATTTTTATAAAGGTATTTAATAAGCTTGATGCGTTTCAGGAGCGGTCAAGTTTTTCAACCTGGCTTTATTCTATTGCTTTTAATTATTGTTCGGATCAATTGCGGCTGGCTAAACGGCTTCCGACAACAGCCATCGAAGAAGAACTGGAGGAAAATAGAGCTGAATCAACAGATACGCATTTGCACGAAGAAACACTCCATATTGTGAAGCAGGCAATGGGTAAGCTTTCACAAAAAGAAAGGGCGCTGCTGCGATTGAAGTATGAGGATGGGATGAGTATTGACGAAATTGCCCAACTATACGATCTCAAACCCAGTGCGGTTAAAATGCGGCTCAAGCGAAGCCGTGAGAAGATATACAGCCTCTGTGCCCAGCACGTTTTGAACTGA
- a CDS encoding alpha/beta fold hydrolase: MKSLLLTICFLTASLVHAQTNREPLFTSFDGTQIHYDILGEGKPVVLLHGFISTSESWKRSAVRQALADAGFKVVMLDLRGNGLSDKPHGAEAYRDNTELKDVMALMKHLGLKNYDVVGYSRGAILTAKLLTMDKQVRRAVMGGISVDFSDPNWIRRRNFFEALTKPGSHPELQPAVDNAKKAGADTVVLARLQEFQPVTTKAELAKIRIPVLVVNGDQDKDNGDPQTLVDAIPGSRLVIVPGNHGGAMRTPEFAKAVVEFLMK, from the coding sequence ATGAAATCACTACTACTGACCATCTGCTTCCTCACGGCTAGTCTTGTTCATGCTCAAACGAATCGGGAGCCGCTCTTTACCTCATTTGATGGCACCCAAATTCATTACGATATACTGGGAGAAGGCAAGCCTGTGGTACTACTGCATGGCTTTATCAGTACCAGTGAAAGCTGGAAACGGTCGGCGGTGCGGCAGGCTCTGGCCGATGCTGGTTTTAAAGTAGTAATGCTCGATTTACGGGGTAATGGGCTGTCTGACAAACCACACGGGGCCGAGGCCTATCGTGATAATACCGAGCTGAAGGATGTGATGGCATTAATGAAACACCTGGGCCTGAAAAACTATGACGTAGTGGGTTACTCGCGTGGGGCTATTCTGACGGCTAAACTGCTGACGATGGATAAACAGGTGCGCCGGGCAGTGATGGGGGGGATCAGTGTTGATTTTTCGGACCCTAACTGGATTCGCCGTCGAAATTTCTTCGAAGCCCTGACCAAACCCGGAAGTCATCCCGAGCTACAGCCCGCTGTCGATAATGCCAAAAAAGCGGGTGCCGATACGGTGGTGCTGGCGCGTTTGCAGGAGTTTCAGCCCGTAACCACCAAAGCCGAACTGGCGAAGATCAGGATTCCGGTATTGGTTGTGAATGGTGATCAGGACAAAGACAACGGCGATCCGCAAACCCTGGTCGATGCCATTCCGGGCTCGCGGCTGGTCATTGTACCGGGTAATCACGGAGGGGCTATGCGAACGCCCGAATTTGCCAAAGCCGTTGTGGAGTTTCTAATGAAGTAA
- a CDS encoding peptidoglycan DD-metalloendopeptidase family protein, with protein sequence MLLPFDFRKDPYLILDFSATNPDLDQLDLTDTAVFTDYVFGKLKITGAQVGVGGYNEHRVIYRRSPHFNDVEAEPREIHLGIDLWAEAGTPVLAPLTGIVHSFQDNAHFGDYGPTIILEHHATASQPRYSLYGHLTRQSLEGLYEGKVFNAGDKLGEIGPYPENGDWPPHLHFQLMTDMLGLKGDFPGVCSVADREKFLAICPNPNRLLGIEGL encoded by the coding sequence ATGCTTCTTCCCTTCGACTTTCGGAAAGATCCCTATTTGATTCTCGACTTCTCGGCTACCAATCCCGATCTCGATCAGCTCGACCTAACCGATACGGCAGTTTTTACCGACTATGTCTTTGGTAAACTGAAAATAACTGGTGCTCAGGTAGGCGTGGGAGGGTATAACGAACATCGGGTCATTTACCGCCGAAGTCCGCACTTCAATGACGTCGAAGCCGAACCCCGTGAAATTCACCTCGGTATCGACCTCTGGGCGGAAGCCGGAACCCCCGTCTTGGCTCCCTTAACTGGAATCGTCCACAGTTTTCAGGACAACGCCCATTTTGGTGACTATGGGCCTACCATCATTCTGGAACACCACGCTACGGCATCTCAACCACGTTACTCACTCTACGGGCATCTGACCCGCCAATCACTGGAAGGGTTGTATGAAGGAAAAGTTTTTAATGCCGGTGACAAGTTAGGTGAGATAGGCCCCTACCCCGAAAATGGCGACTGGCCCCCGCATCTGCATTTTCAGCTGATGACCGACATGCTGGGTCTCAAAGGCGATTTTCCGGGTGTATGCTCGGTAGCTGATCGGGAAAAATTCCTCGCCATCTGCCCCAATCCGAATCGGTTGCTAGGGATTGAAGGCCTGTAA
- a CDS encoding glycerate kinase — protein MKQVRVLIAPNAFKHSLNAQDAARAIQEGFQQSTLDCVCECFPIGDGGDGTGELMIWTHNGQRIPAEVDDPFGRKITASFGLVANGQTAIIEMASASGLHRVKPNELNPLKATSFGTGELIKQALDQGVTQLVLAIGGSATVDGGTGILRALGVRFLNASGNELTEPGSFTDITTIDVSGLDPRALTCDISILCDVDNTLLGDQGSAAVFGPQKGATPEAVKILDAGLATLANVAQGLTGIDMAAVKHGGAAGGVSAGLYTFLKAKLINGIDFFLDFTNFNEAVANADLVITGEGSIDEQTLHGKGPFGVAFRAKANQLPVIGLAGKIPLDQHDGLSQYFDMLLAIGNGPTDLPTALKNTEQNLVRTARQIGNLLANRI, from the coding sequence ATGAAACAAGTCCGCGTTCTTATTGCCCCCAATGCCTTTAAACATAGCCTGAATGCGCAGGATGCCGCCCGCGCCATTCAGGAAGGATTTCAACAAAGCACCCTCGACTGTGTGTGTGAGTGTTTCCCCATCGGCGACGGGGGCGATGGAACGGGCGAACTGATGATTTGGACGCATAACGGCCAACGAATCCCGGCCGAAGTCGATGATCCGTTTGGGCGAAAAATAACCGCTTCGTTCGGGCTGGTTGCCAATGGACAAACCGCCATTATTGAAATGGCCAGCGCATCGGGGCTTCACCGGGTTAAACCCAATGAACTAAATCCGCTAAAGGCAACATCGTTTGGTACAGGCGAACTTATTAAACAGGCACTCGATCAGGGCGTTACGCAACTTGTGCTGGCTATCGGAGGCTCAGCGACCGTCGATGGGGGAACGGGAATTTTGCGGGCCCTAGGGGTTCGCTTCCTGAATGCATCGGGGAATGAACTTACTGAACCGGGGAGCTTTACCGACATCACAACGATTGACGTTTCGGGCCTGGACCCACGTGCGTTAACCTGCGATATCTCGATTCTGTGCGATGTCGATAATACCTTATTGGGCGATCAGGGTTCAGCGGCTGTATTTGGCCCCCAAAAAGGCGCTACGCCCGAAGCCGTAAAAATACTGGATGCAGGGCTGGCTACCCTGGCAAACGTAGCTCAGGGCTTAACGGGCATCGACATGGCAGCTGTTAAGCATGGTGGAGCAGCTGGGGGCGTATCGGCCGGACTTTATACGTTCCTGAAGGCCAAGCTCATCAATGGGATCGATTTCTTTCTGGATTTCACCAATTTTAACGAAGCCGTTGCCAATGCCGATCTGGTTATTACGGGCGAAGGAAGCATTGACGAACAGACCTTGCATGGCAAGGGGCCCTTTGGTGTCGCATTCCGGGCGAAAGCTAACCAATTACCCGTTATTGGCCTTGCCGGAAAAATACCCCTCGATCAGCATGACGGGTTGAGTCAGTATTTTGATATGTTGCTGGCTATCGGCAACGGGCCAACTGATCTGCCTACGGCTCTCAAAAACACCGAGCAAAACCTGGTCCGAACTGCACGACAGATTGGTAACCTCCTTGCAAACAGAATCTGA
- a CDS encoding D-2-hydroxyacid dehydrogenase encodes MKIVVLDGYTLNPGDLTWEGIETLGELTVYDRTPSDKVLERAKDAEVIFTNKTPLGEEVLENLPALKFIGVLATGYNIVNTEVAKQKGILVSNVPGYGTASVVQMTFALLLELTQHVKHHSDTVKDGKWAKSADWCYWDYPLIELAGKTMGIIGFGSIGEKVGDIATAFGMNILGSKRHQTDQSHRPNFRWADVPEILAQSDVVSIHCPLTPETKGLINLENLKRMKPTAFLLNTSRGPIIVDQDLADALNNDVIAGAGIDVLSVEPPAADNPLFTAKNCLITPHIAWATKEARSRLMDITVANLAAFIAGNPVNVVNN; translated from the coding sequence ATGAAGATTGTAGTACTGGACGGATATACCCTGAACCCCGGCGATCTGACCTGGGAAGGTATTGAAACATTAGGCGAACTGACCGTATATGATCGCACACCATCCGATAAAGTCCTGGAGCGGGCCAAAGACGCTGAAGTTATTTTTACGAACAAAACCCCATTGGGTGAAGAGGTGCTGGAAAACCTGCCAGCCCTGAAGTTTATTGGCGTACTGGCAACGGGCTACAACATCGTCAATACGGAAGTGGCCAAACAAAAAGGCATCCTGGTCAGCAATGTACCTGGCTACGGAACCGCGTCGGTCGTACAGATGACCTTTGCGCTGCTGCTCGAACTGACTCAGCATGTCAAGCATCATAGCGACACCGTAAAAGATGGCAAATGGGCTAAATCGGCGGATTGGTGTTATTGGGACTATCCGCTTATCGAGTTGGCGGGCAAAACAATGGGAATCATCGGATTTGGCAGTATCGGGGAGAAAGTTGGCGATATTGCGACGGCTTTTGGGATGAACATTCTCGGCTCTAAACGCCACCAGACCGACCAATCGCACCGCCCCAATTTCCGCTGGGCCGACGTACCGGAAATTCTGGCGCAATCGGATGTGGTCAGTATTCATTGCCCGCTAACCCCCGAAACAAAAGGCCTGATCAATCTGGAAAATCTGAAGCGGATGAAGCCTACCGCGTTCCTGCTCAATACATCCCGAGGGCCAATCATTGTCGATCAGGACCTGGCCGATGCGCTCAACAACGATGTCATTGCCGGAGCCGGTATCGATGTACTATCGGTCGAGCCACCTGCCGCCGACAATCCGCTGTTTACGGCCAAAAATTGCCTGATTACCCCGCACATTGCCTGGGCCACCAAAGAAGCCCGTTCCCGACTGATGGACATTACGGTGGCAAATCTGGCTGCTTTTATAGCTGGGAACCCCGTTAATGTAGTCAATAACTAG
- a CDS encoding Kelch repeat-containing protein produces MKIRLLRISICVGLLILLNGCTETTSVNTTLGDWTVKSELEGVGRSGAVSFVIGNTAYVGTGQDASKNALTDFWAYDPASNAWTQKASFPGKARSEAVGFAIGTKGYLGTGADAQGNLFRDMYAYDTYANNWQRVADFSGTARRSAVGFSLYDVGFIGLGFDGSERTDLWRYNPSANIWTQRKYFSNTARVGAIAFVVNNLAYVGMGSSAGNVRNDLWQYDMDQDTWTQRQSLPESIPSSAYGVSFTVNGIGYVVPGNTTDKNVLAYDPGRDSWAVKGSFEGASRTKAVGFAIGSRGYIVTGLAGNSPLDDCWAYNPLF; encoded by the coding sequence ATGAAAATCAGGCTTCTACGAATCAGCATATGCGTCGGCTTGCTGATCCTACTGAACGGCTGTACTGAAACGACTTCAGTAAACACCACATTGGGGGACTGGACGGTAAAATCGGAGTTGGAGGGCGTAGGGCGCTCGGGAGCCGTTAGCTTTGTGATTGGTAATACTGCGTATGTAGGAACGGGCCAGGATGCGTCGAAAAATGCGCTGACAGATTTCTGGGCTTACGACCCAGCTAGTAATGCCTGGACACAGAAAGCGTCGTTTCCTGGAAAAGCGCGTAGTGAAGCCGTTGGTTTTGCCATCGGAACCAAGGGGTATCTGGGTACAGGGGCCGATGCGCAGGGTAACTTATTTCGGGATATGTATGCCTATGACACCTATGCCAATAACTGGCAGCGTGTGGCCGATTTTAGTGGAACAGCCCGTCGATCGGCAGTTGGCTTTAGTCTGTATGATGTCGGTTTTATTGGGTTGGGCTTTGATGGAAGCGAGCGGACTGATCTATGGCGCTACAACCCTTCGGCTAATATCTGGACGCAGCGAAAATACTTTAGCAATACGGCTCGTGTAGGGGCTATAGCGTTTGTGGTCAATAACCTGGCCTATGTGGGTATGGGTAGTTCAGCCGGAAACGTCCGTAACGATTTATGGCAATACGACATGGACCAAGATACCTGGACCCAACGGCAAAGTTTGCCCGAATCGATACCGTCCAGCGCATATGGAGTAAGTTTTACTGTCAATGGCATTGGCTATGTCGTACCGGGTAATACCACTGATAAGAATGTGCTGGCATATGACCCAGGCCGTGATTCCTGGGCGGTAAAAGGCTCTTTTGAAGGTGCTTCCCGCACAAAAGCCGTTGGATTTGCCATTGGATCGAGGGGATACATAGTGACAGGGTTAGCTGGAAACAGCCCTCTGGACGATTGCTGGGCGTATAACCCCTTGTTTTGA
- a CDS encoding POT family MFS transporter, whose product MDATPAQADAKSAAKYPRSIPFIIGNEAAERFSFYGMRSILSTFLVAQFFNPTHNPALQSVAEAKANDQVHFFVALAYFMPLIGGLVADWFFGKYKVILYVSMIYCVGHLFLALFDTDLEWFTYGLLLIAIGAGGIKSCVSANVGDQFDESNQHLMSKIYGWFYFSINSGSVISTMLIPYLYANYGASVAFGVPGILMALATLIFWLGRDRYVKVPPIGLKNALADVQMWKENLGAMGRVLSVFIFIPVFWALWDQNLSEWVLQATKLDLTLVDGFTVLPEQVQTVNPFFLVTMIPIFTYGVYPLLERLGVKVTPLRKMGAGFLLAGISFVIIAQLQERIDAGQHPTVWWQILAYLVLSASEVLVSVTSLEYAYTHSPKAIKSLMSSFYLLVISAGNLFVSFVNQSIANKGFFSRFEGASYYWFFVGLMAVNFVLYLIATAFIKEKIYVGQLEEVGHLPE is encoded by the coding sequence ATGGACGCTACACCAGCTCAAGCCGACGCAAAATCTGCTGCTAAATATCCCCGGAGTATCCCTTTTATTATTGGCAATGAAGCTGCCGAACGGTTCAGTTTCTATGGCATGCGCTCCATTCTCAGTACCTTTCTGGTAGCTCAGTTTTTTAATCCCACGCATAATCCGGCACTGCAATCGGTGGCTGAGGCCAAGGCTAATGACCAGGTTCATTTTTTTGTAGCACTGGCTTACTTTATGCCCTTGATCGGTGGGCTGGTGGCCGACTGGTTTTTCGGAAAGTACAAAGTGATTCTGTACGTGTCGATGATTTATTGCGTAGGGCACCTATTCCTGGCACTGTTCGACACAGACCTGGAGTGGTTTACCTACGGATTGTTACTGATTGCTATCGGAGCGGGCGGGATTAAGTCGTGCGTATCGGCTAATGTGGGCGACCAGTTCGACGAGTCGAATCAGCACCTGATGTCGAAAATATACGGATGGTTTTATTTCAGCATCAACTCCGGATCAGTCATATCGACCATGCTCATACCGTATTTATATGCCAACTACGGAGCTAGTGTTGCCTTTGGGGTACCGGGTATCCTGATGGCATTGGCGACACTGATTTTCTGGCTGGGTCGTGATCGCTACGTTAAAGTGCCACCGATTGGTCTGAAAAACGCCCTGGCTGACGTACAAATGTGGAAAGAGAATCTGGGTGCTATGGGGCGGGTGCTATCTGTCTTCATCTTCATTCCGGTATTCTGGGCACTCTGGGATCAGAACCTATCCGAGTGGGTGTTGCAGGCAACAAAGCTCGACTTAACCCTGGTAGACGGGTTTACGGTATTGCCCGAGCAGGTGCAAACCGTGAATCCCTTTTTTCTGGTAACCATGATACCGATTTTTACCTACGGGGTTTATCCGTTGCTGGAGCGGCTGGGCGTTAAAGTGACTCCTCTTCGTAAAATGGGAGCAGGCTTTTTGCTGGCTGGTATATCATTTGTCATTATTGCCCAATTGCAGGAGCGGATCGATGCAGGGCAGCATCCAACCGTCTGGTGGCAGATTCTGGCCTATCTGGTTTTATCGGCCAGTGAAGTACTTGTGTCAGTAACTAGTCTGGAATATGCCTATACGCATTCGCCCAAAGCCATTAAAAGCCTGATGTCGTCGTTTTACCTGCTGGTGATTTCAGCGGGTAACTTATTTGTATCATTCGTGAACCAGAGTATTGCAAACAAAGGGTTTTTCTCCCGCTTCGAAGGGGCCAGCTATTACTGGTTCTTTGTGGGGTTGATGGCCGTTAACTTTGTTCTATACCTGATTGCAACGGCCTTCATTAAAGAGAAAATCTACGTAGGGCAGCTTGAGGAAGTAGGTCATTTGCCTGAGTAA
- a CDS encoding sugar phosphate isomerase/epimerase — MTVPLCNYMKVGLVHFMAFPQTMKGDGPIVETIKKVVLDDYFTAIEITTVNDPVVRQKVKSLLEASHMQVAFAAQPRLLTTGLNLNDTNEEGRQKALANVKAGIDQAYELGATGFRF; from the coding sequence ATGACGGTTCCGCTTTGTAACTACATGAAGGTTGGCCTGGTCCACTTCATGGCATTTCCCCAAACCATGAAAGGCGACGGCCCAATCGTTGAAACCATCAAAAAAGTAGTACTCGACGATTATTTTACGGCCATTGAAATTACCACCGTCAATGATCCGGTTGTCCGTCAGAAGGTAAAATCCCTGCTGGAAGCTTCGCATATGCAGGTGGCTTTTGCGGCCCAGCCCCGGCTACTCACCACGGGCCTTAACCTCAACGATACCAACGAAGAAGGCCGCCAGAAAGCACTCGCCAACGTAAAAGCGGGTATCGATCAGGCGTATGAACTGGGGGCTACGGGTTTTCGTTTCTGA